The nucleotide window AAGTTAACTTTGTGATTTTATGAAATGATTATAGAGAATACTTTAATGTAACTCCATAAGTAATCTGGTCTCCCAGTACTGCTGCATATTGTCCTGCGTTTCCTCCGGCAGGCAATAATTGCTCATAATAATTTTTGTTAAAAAGGTTACGTCCCCAAATATGAACTGATAATCCTTCTGATGCGCGGAAACCAAGACGACCATTGAAAATAGAATAGCCTGGAACCACTAGATATTTTGAAGCAGAAGGACTCGATGAGAATGAAGAACGAGAATAAGAATCGATTGCTAGGAATATTTTTCCGTTATTTCCGAAGAATTTTGCGTCTCTAGAATATTCTCCTCCCAAAGTTCCAGCCCATCTTGAAATACCTGGCAAATCAGTTCCTGAAACATCTTTGAATGAAACCGCTGCTCCTGTTTCTTCCAAAGGTAATGGGGCATTTGTAAATTTTTGATAGATTCCTTCAGTATAGGATAATGCTCCATTGAAACTTAAATTTTTGTTTGCTACTATACTCGCATCAACTTCAAAACCTCTTACTCGTACTTTATCTGCGTTTGCAAGATATCCGCGGTTAACGCCTAATTCAGGAGATTGAACATTGGTTTGATAATCTTTAATTTCGGTATCAAAAGCTGTCAAATTCAATATTGAGTTTTTAAATGGAGATGTTTTTACACCCACTTCATAATGGTTTACACTTTCCGGTTTAACTACTGCAAGATCAGCTAGTGTTTGACCTGCTGCTGGTGTAGGAAGTCCAGCTACATTCACCCCAACTGGTTTGTAACTTTTCGCATAAGTACCATAAACATTAATTTTATCAGTTGCTTTATAAGATGCTGTTATGTTTCCAGAAAAGTCCGTGTTATCAGTGCTTGATGAAAAAGCTTGATCAGTATAAACCTTCTTTTTTAATGCTATTAATGCTGGATCTGTGGTCTGAAGTCCACCGTACGTTTTACGGTTGTAATCGGCGTCTTTTTTGTCAAAATTGTATCGTAAGCCAGGTAAAATATGAAGTTTTTCAGTGACCGCCCAATCCAATTGACCGAAAGTTGCGGCACTGGATGATCTAATACTCGAAACGGTTTTTATTCCATATCCTTCAAGAAGTCCTGGGGTTTTCCATAATGCACCAGCAGGGGTATTACTAGGACTGTCTTGAGCAAATCTCCATTGTGCATTACCAGATTCTTCTGTTCCGTTTGTTTTTACAGTTTGGTCAATGAAGAAGACACCTGCAACACCAGTTAAATTTTTGGCAATTTGTCCTGCGTAGCGAACCTCTTGGGTAATTTGTGTTTGTCTCGAAGGATTTTGTGATTTTGCTAGTTGTTGTAATCCTGTAAAATCCCTGTCATTTGATGGATCCCAATTCCAAAAACGCCACGCTGTAGTAGAGGTAAGTGTTCCTTTTCCAATTTTTGTGTCTATATTTAGGGATGCACCACCAAGATCTTGTCCAGAACGCCATGGAGTATCGTGGTCAATTTTTCGATCAAAAGCATTCAAAGTTGGTAATTTGTAATTCAAATCGGCAATGATAGCGTTAAATTGACGGTAAGCGGCTCTTTGCGTTGGAGCGACACCCGCAACAACTTGAGCATATCCATCTGGGCGTTGAGTGGTAAGGTCGGCAGACAAAGTGATATTGGTGTTTTCTGTCGGAGTAAACAATAATTGTCCTCTAAATCCTTGGTTGTTCAAGGTATTGGTTGATCTACCTGTGGCAATGTTTTCAACTAAACCATCTCGTGACGTACCCGAAAATGATAATCGTCCTGCTAATTTTTTTGCCAAAGCTCCTGTAACAGATGCTTTTGCTTGTAGATAAGAATAATTTCCGTAACTAACTTCAAAATCGGCACCCGAAGTAAAGCTTGGTTTGCGAGAAGTTATATTAAAAGCTCCTGCAGTTGTGTTTTTTCCAAACAATGATCCTTGTGGCCCGCGTAGTACCTCAATTTGATCCACATCAATAAAATCTAAAGTTGTTGCTGCTGGACGTGCATAATAAACACCGTCAACATAGAAACCTACACCTGGATCTATACCGTCATTAGTAAGTCCAAATGGAGAACCAAGTCCGCGAATATTGATACCTGTATTTCTTGGGTTTGAAGAATATAATTGTACTGAAGGAACCAATTCCTTGATGCGGTTCACATTAAATGAGCCTGTTTGTTCTGCTTGTTTTCCGGTTACAACTGATACCGCAATTGGGATATCCTGTGCTTTTTCTATGCGACGTCTGGAAGAAACTACTACTTCGACCAAGACATTTTCGCCTTCTGGCGTTAAGCTTATTTCCAAGGGAGCTTCCGTTGGTTGGTTGATTTTTATTTCTTTGGAAGTATAACCCACATACTGTATCAAAAGGGTAAAAGGAAGTTTTTCGTGAGTGTCTATGCTGAATTTCCCCTCTGCATCAGATACGGTATTATATTTTGTGCCTTTTATAAGAATGTTAGCTCCCGGCAAAGAGTTATTTTGGTTGTCTTTCACAAATCCTTTAATTTGACTTTGTGCCCAGGAAGATGAAAAAATGAATAGTAGTATTATACTTGATATTGTTTTTATTGATATAGTTCTCATTGTTATGTAAATTATATGTAATTAGTAGAATTTAATTTTAAATTTTTTTTGCTCTAGCACATACACATACGCATCAGTTGACTGATGTTTTTTTCTACACTTGAATGAACGGTGACTTTGGTTTGGGGCCTGACTTCAATTTTGTTATAGCTAATTGTTTGCATAGGGTAAAAATTTACTTGATTATCTTTTTTAATTTGATGCAAATATATAATTAATTCTATAAAAATAGTAGAACTAAGAAAATATTTTTTTATTTTTTTACTAATGAGGCGATAGTAATGCCTTGCATTGCTTTCAAAGTTTCATCTCGAATAGCGACCAATCCGTGTCGTAGATGGCATTCCGCTTCGTTTTGGCAATCGGTGCAACGCTCATAAAAATTTAATGAAGCACAAGGAAGTAATGCGATTGCTCCGTCAAATAATCGGTGAATATCGGCCAAAGTAATGGTTTCTTTGTCTTTTAAAAGGTAATATCCGCCGTATTTTCCCTGTTTACTACCTACAAAATGGCCTCTTTTTAAATCCAAAAGTATTTGTTCCAAAAACTTTTTTGGAATATTGGCTCCTTCCGCAATTTCAATAGTTCTTGAAATATGGTTTTCATCTTGCTGAGCTAGATAAAGAAGTGCTTTAAGAGCGTATTTGGTTTTGTGTGAAAGCATTTGGGCAATTAATTTTTTATAATGATATAAAATTAGATAAATTCTTTTATGGAATGAATTTTCGATTCAAATATAGACTTTTTTTTAATTTTTTTTTAAAATTTTTCGCCTGCAAAATAATGTTGTTTTTTTTGGGGTTCAAGTGGGACAATTTCTTGTTTATTTGTAAATATGATTCTTACAAAGCCACGAAGACGCAAAGAAATCGGTTCTAAACATTGAGCTTTTGCGAGAAGAAATCTAACTTGTGAATTTGTGGTTAATTTCAAAAAAGAGAGTCCTTACCGAACTCTCTTTCTAAATTATACTTTTACCAACTTCCGCTGGAGCCTCCACCGGAGAATCCGCCACCGCCAAAGCCGCCACCGAAACCTCCGCCGCCAAAGCCACCTCCAGATGAACCTCCGAAGCCTCCTCCACCGCCACCGAAACCTCTTCCGAGATTGCTTAGGATAATTACGTCGAGTAGGCTAGGGCCTCCGCCTCCGCCTCGGTTACCGGAATTGCCACCGCCTGAATTTCGGTTTTTGGAAAATAAAAACAAAATGATGAGAACAATGATAATGAATGGAAAAAGCGGAAATTCTTTTTCTCTGTGTTGTTGTTTGCGTTCTCCTTTGTATTTGCCTTTGAAAACATCAAATAGCGCATCGGTTCCTTTGTCTAGACCACGATAATAACTTCCGGCTTTGAATTCGGGAATAATAATATTTCTAATTATTTCTCCACCAATTCCGGCGGTTAATCTGTCTTCGAGACCATAACCAGGATTGATGGCTATTTTGTGTTCGTTTTTGGCCAAAAGTATTATAACACCATTATCGTCTTTTTGAGTTCCTCCAACTCCCCATTTTTGCCCCCAATTGGTAGCGAGAATATTAACGTTTTCGTTCTTGAGGCTTTCGATAGTAATTACTACAATTTGGGTTGTTGTCGAATCCGAATATTTAATGAGTTTTTCTTCGAGTTGGGCTTTTTCCTCTGGACTCAAAAGATTGGCATAATCATAAACGGAAGTTTGTAAACTCGGTTTTTCTGGAATTGTAAATTGAGAGAAGACACAATTGCTTGAAAAAAGTACAATCAGTAAGAATGCTAATTGAAAAATCCCGTTGGAATTTAATTTTTTTAATGTTGGAATTTTCATTGGTTATCCTTTTGATATTTCGTTTGACAATTCATTGGTGTCTCCTTCCTGCCAAGGAAAATATTTTTTTAATTCATTTCCAGCTTTTAAAATGCCATCAATTAATCCTTGTTTAAAATTTCCTTG belongs to Flavobacterium gilvum and includes:
- a CDS encoding TonB-dependent receptor, with the protein product MRTISIKTISSIILLFIFSSSWAQSQIKGFVKDNQNNSLPGANILIKGTKYNTVSDAEGKFSIDTHEKLPFTLLIQYVGYTSKEIKINQPTEAPLEISLTPEGENVLVEVVVSSRRRIEKAQDIPIAVSVVTGKQAEQTGSFNVNRIKELVPSVQLYSSNPRNTGINIRGLGSPFGLTNDGIDPGVGFYVDGVYYARPAATTLDFIDVDQIEVLRGPQGSLFGKNTTAGAFNITSRKPSFTSGADFEVSYGNYSYLQAKASVTGALAKKLAGRLSFSGTSRDGLVENIATGRSTNTLNNQGFRGQLLFTPTENTNITLSADLTTQRPDGYAQVVAGVAPTQRAAYRQFNAIIADLNYKLPTLNAFDRKIDHDTPWRSGQDLGGASLNIDTKIGKGTLTSTTAWRFWNWDPSNDRDFTGLQQLAKSQNPSRQTQITQEVRYAGQIAKNLTGVAGVFFIDQTVKTNGTEESGNAQWRFAQDSPSNTPAGALWKTPGLLEGYGIKTVSSIRSSSAATFGQLDWAVTEKLHILPGLRYNFDKKDADYNRKTYGGLQTTDPALIALKKKVYTDQAFSSSTDNTDFSGNITASYKATDKINVYGTYAKSYKPVGVNVAGLPTPAAGQTLADLAVVKPESVNHYEVGVKTSPFKNSILNLTAFDTEIKDYQTNVQSPELGVNRGYLANADKVRVRGFEVDASIVANKNLSFNGALSYTEGIYQKFTNAPLPLEETGAAVSFKDVSGTDLPGISRWAGTLGGEYSRDAKFFGNNGKIFLAIDSYSRSSFSSSPSASKYLVVPGYSIFNGRLGFRASEGLSVHIWGRNLFNKNYYEQLLPAGGNAGQYAAVLGDQITYGVTLKYSL
- a CDS encoding RrF2 family transcriptional regulator translates to MLSHKTKYALKALLYLAQQDENHISRTIEIAEGANIPKKFLEQILLDLKRGHFVGSKQGKYGGYYLLKDKETITLADIHRLFDGAIALLPCASLNFYERCTDCQNEAECHLRHGLVAIRDETLKAMQGITIASLVKK
- a CDS encoding TPM domain-containing protein encodes the protein MKIPTLKKLNSNGIFQLAFLLIVLFSSNCVFSQFTIPEKPSLQTSVYDYANLLSPEEKAQLEEKLIKYSDSTTTQIVVITIESLKNENVNILATNWGQKWGVGGTQKDDNGVIILLAKNEHKIAINPGYGLEDRLTAGIGGEIIRNIIIPEFKAGSYYRGLDKGTDALFDVFKGKYKGERKQQHREKEFPLFPFIIIVLIILFLFSKNRNSGGGNSGNRGGGGGPSLLDVIILSNLGRGFGGGGGGFGGSSGGGFGGGGFGGGFGGGGFSGGGSSGSW